CTTGGTACTGGGTCACTTGTTTCAGCCAGTGAAGTGGTTGGATGCTAGCCCATCCATCTCTGCTTGGGCCTGGGAGCGTGACTATGACTGGCCCCTCATGTTTGTTCAGGAAGCGGGAGAGGGCCTCTGGGGAGCCGGTGTGAGGGGCCCCAGCCACTGCTGACCGCAAGGGCTGGCCCAGATGACAGGCAGCCAGGTCCTCAGCCACGGCAGCCAGCCAGTGGGAGAGCCCTCATAGTCTTCCAGAGGAGAGCCCTCTGCAGGGTGGACAGGTGAGAGTGACAGGGGACAGGCCCCGCCACTGTGGTGGAGGGGAAGCGCAGGGACTCCTGACACTGACTGGGAGAGATGGCCAGGGATGAGAGCAGCCCTGTGAAGGCTGGGATGTTTTGCAGCCGGAGGAGCTCTGTGTGGGTGTGAGGAGACACCCAGCTGGGGAGCACATGAtgctgagatggagaggtagagggtgGAGGTAAGGCTGGTGTGGAAGCATCTACGGGGAGGTCCATATCTCCTAGGCTCCTGAGGAAAGCCAACCACTCCACCTCTGAGCAGCCCTCATGTGCAGGAACAGACCCACAGACACCAGGAGCCTCAGCAGGGTGGCATGGCTCTGGAACGGGCAGGGCCAGTACTGGGCCAACAGGTGAGATACCATCCTATGTGTGATCTCTGCCATGACCGCCCCTGTCACTACCTCTCCACTAAAGGTGACATACGGCCGGCCCTTCAGGAGTAACGTCCTCCTCACAGCGAACAGGACGTTCCTCAGGGGGAACAAGTAGAAGGGGGAGAAGTGTGCCACTTCCTGCAAGGCCTGGAAGTCAGCCAGGAGGGGCTTGTGGCGCTCCAGCTCCAGGCTCAGCTCCATGATCTCAGCCTGCAGCTTCTGGGAGGCTGTCTGACAGgcagttagggttagaattagtgttaaaggttaggttcagggttaggagttagggttggcGTTAAGGTTAGATTTTGGGGTTAAggttgaatgggaatcaattgtgtccccacaaggctagtgtgtgtgtgtttgtatatgatgtagtgatgtagtgtgTGAGCTGAGCCATAGGGCAGACTGAGCAtgtaccactatcagattaggggggGGGGGCAATTTATGTTCTTGTCCCCCCACTTTTATCTGAAATCCTCATCACCCACTGATTAATTTGTCATATAGCAGATTAAAGTGTTTTGagctacaactcatccagaatgccgcagcccgtctggtgttcaaccttcccaagttctctcacgtcaccccgctcctccgcacactccactggcttccagttgaagctcgcatctgctacaagaccatggtgcttgcctacggagctgtgaggggaacggcacctctgtaccttcaggctctgatcagtccctacacccaaacgagggcattgcgttcatccacctctggcctgctggctcccctacctctgcggaagcataggtcccgctcagcccagtcaaaactgatcgctgctctggcaccccaacgccaggacagcggaatcactcaccaccttccggagacatttgaaaccccacctctttaaggaatacctgggataggataaagtaatccttctacccccccatgttttttaaaacattgtaaagtggttatcccactggctataaggtgaatgcaccaatttgtaagtcgctctggataagagcgtctgctaaatgacgtaaatgtaatatgtcAATATTTATCTTTAGAAATTAGCTATAACAAACATAGCGAAAAAGCGAATGGTGTGACTGTTTAAAGCAGAACTACCAAAAACATTTTGTATGGTGAACCTGGCAATCAAACAGTCCCAATCAGCAGTTATGTGCAATCAGTAAGATGTGAGTTGTgttcaggggcgcaactttcactagGGACAGGGGGGACATGTCGTCGtcgtaaaaacaccagcaaatcagctccacgtgattttaattttggaaatctgttccaaagttttcccacgcataatacagagatatacactgagtacacaaaacattaagaacaccttcctaatattgagttgcacccccacttTTGCCttttagaacagcctcaattcatcgggcatggactctacaaggtgttgaatttaacaagtgacatcaataagggatcatagctttcacctggattcacttggtcagtctatgtcatggaaagagcaggtgttcttaatgttttgtacactcaatgtatatagggaatagggtgccatttgggacacctcCCAGGTCTCTCATTAGCATCCACTGCTCACTGTCTAACCCGGGGGATGGACTCAGTCAGGCTTTTCAAATTCCGGAACTCAGTcgggctttcaacttactcttgaaagttgtaatagtagaatgcacaaggtgcaattttgacattgggtagtgcatcagcagttttcctcttgtcatgtcagtcattgcagaccttagagagctatttataacttgtcagaaatgtccagttgATCAAccagcccatgtcagctaacgttttttagctaggttttttcagcccattgattttgttgtaatgtttgagtcactcagatatcacaattgcaggaaatgagctttaaactGCGGAGGTTGCATGGGTCCTGAGGTGGCGATTTGTTACTATGCCACACTACTACGGAAGCACTGGTTTAACTTTTGAAGATGTTcctccagtgtttgtgtttgagtGTGGGGCTGCTGAGTTTGGCCAGCACAGGGAGCTGCTGGTTGAAACGCCCAAGGATCCCCAGGGTCTCCTGCAGCACAGCATCTCGGGAAGGGATGGTCCTGGCCAGGGATACCGCCTGCTGCAGCCACTCATCCACTTTCTCCTGGGCTCTCGACACAACAAACTGACACcaaacatttatatatatatgttttacttttttcatttagcagacgctcttattcagatcAACTTACAGTCGGAAAAAACGAACACATAATTCTTGCAAGTAGACTCACATTAACATCAAATTAACAGTAGATGAAAATATGAGTCCTTCCCATATCATATTCAATAAGCATACTAGCTACCTGTTGTCACGTATTATTATGTTGTTGATCAACAGAGAGGCTATTAGAATAGAGAATagagcaaccagacaccatgCTGAAGagcaacagcctccactcttggATCTGGGCGGTGGAAACAgtaatcactactctcgacgggtctgacctagagtatgtggacaactacaaatatctaggtgtctggttagactgtaaactctccttccagactcacattaagaatctccaatccaaagttaaatctagaatcggtttcctatttcgcaacaaagcctccttcactcatgctgccaaacatgcccttcgtaaaactgactatcctactgatccttgacttcggcgatgtcatttacaaaatagcctccaacactctactcagcaaattggatgtagtctatcacagtgccatccgttttgtctccaaagccccatataatacccaccactgtgacctgtacgctcttgttggctggtcctcactacatattcgtcgccaaacccactggctccaggccatctataaatcactgctaggcaaatccccgccttatcttagctcattggtcaccatagcaacacccacccgtagtctgcgctccagcgggtatatctcactggtcatccccaaagccaacacctcctttggcctcaattccttccagttctctgctgccaatgactggaacaaattgcaaaaatctctgaagctggagacacttatctccctcactaactttaagcatcagttgtcagagcaccttaccgatcactgcacctgtacacagcccatctgaaattagcccgcccaactacctcatccctatattgttatttattttgctcatttgtaccccagtatctctatttgcacatcatctcttgcacatctatcattccagtgttaatactaattgtaattattttgcactatagcctattttattgccttacctccataacttgctaaatttgcacacactgtatatatatgtatttctgttgtatttttgactttgttttgttttaccccatatgtaactctgtgttgttgtttttatcacactgctttgctttatcttggccaggtcgcagttgtaaatgagaacttgttctcaactggtttacctggttaaataaaggtgaaataaaataaaaataaataaaaaatcagcTCCCACAGCCCTTTGCGAGCTTCCATCTTCTGCCTGGCTTCTGTTACAAAAGTCAAATCCAGAGGGTTTCCTACAGAGGGGACACAGATAAGAGAGTGAGGAAGGAGCAATGTAACCACAGGGCAGGCACCCTCCCTCAGTCCCTCTCTCATTTCACCTCTGAGACTTTTACTGGTACTGCTGAGCTCTGTCAGGCGAGCAGAGACAGCATACACCTGTCTGCACATGATCTTGAGCTTGTTGAGCATCTGCACTGCATTCTGAGTGGGGTCCAGATATGGTCCAGAGGTGGCTTTGGTCACTATCTTTTCCAGGCCGTGGGCCAGGGAGAAGAAGGTGTTGTCCAGGGTGTCAGCCATTGAGGGAAGACGCTGGCACACTGTCTCTGCTCCCATCTAAACACAGAATAAATCAAAACAAACAATATCTGAAGGTAGCTCTTCTTCTGATGACTCAAAATAGGTACAAAGAAATAATTCAGACAAATCAAAAGCTATGTGTTTAACCTGTTCCTCCAATAACAGCTCATCTGGTGTCATCTGTCTGTAGTTGGTGCGAACGGTTTCCTGGAGCGAGTGTAGGTGCTCCATTTGTTGTTGCATGTCATCAGACATTTTCACACAGTGTTTCACCTGAGGGAAGAAATCCAATGGGGTCGATAAAATATACAGTATTGATTAAAGGAAGCAAATAATGATTAGATGACCATACACAGCAATAACTCCAGAAAGGTGCATGTGTAGGCAATACCATGCTGGCATAGTGGGTGAAGTCGTTGAAGTCTGTGGGTTCCAGCCTAAGACCTTCCACAGCTCTCTTCAGTTCTAATATCAAGTTCTCTGAGCGCAGCTTCAGCTCCTCAATCAACAGAGTCAACACATCCTCCTCTATGGAGTTCAACAGAGGCCCTGCATGGAGAAACAAAACCACACATTCAGGAttcttcccaaatggcacactattccctatatagggcactacttttgaccagtgccgaTGAGCAGAGCCGCACAATCAGATAACAAGACTACAAAAAGTCCCCAGTGATACCAGTAAAACActgtcacacactcacacacacatcacacacatgcaGTAACTATATTGGCCTAAAGTCTTGCAGCACACCCACAGCCACACACAGCCACACCCACAAACCTATCTTCTCCTGGATGTGGGAGCAGTTGACGATGAGCAGCTTGTTGAAGGTGGTGAGAGACGGGGGCACTGTGCGCACCCTGTCAGTCCAGGAGCGCACCTTCTGAATGTGTTCCTCGTGGTGTAAGGCAGGCATGCCCATCATGGTCTCCAGAAAGGCTGGACTCCATTGACTGGTGAACAGATGGATGTCAACCAACCAGGAGTGACCCTTACACAGCTGCTGGATCTCAAGCCCAGCCTCCAGTGGGTCAAGGGAGAATCAACAAACATTCCATGATTCAGAAACCAAACGTGATGAAAggatagttagttagtgcatcgTTGTAGAGCTTTTCagtgaaaatagttttaaaataaAGTGTGATTGACGTGTGATCCTGGCTTGCTCTCTCTGGACCTCCTTAGCCCCAGCGTTGAGGCTGAGCTGCCATTCCAGCTGTTTCCTGGACAGGGGCTAGTACTGCCCTCTCAGCCTCTGTCCCTGGACCATCAGAGGGGTCAGCTTGGGCAGCACCAGCCTGGGAGCTGATAGAACACAATGAGGCTCCCGCTTGGAGGAGAAGCTGCTGACACCAGTCGGCTCACTGTCATTCTCCCCAAAAGCTGAGAACATACAAACACAGGCGATCAGCGTAAGAAAATGTATATCTCTGCCTGTTTTTTCCCCAGTGCTTTAACTCCTGTTTACCATTAATTAGACATTTTTCCTTGACAAGCCCAGTTATGGGATGAACAACATATTCTATCAAAAGATGGACTGTGGTACAACTGGGAAGATAGCTAATCTCCTGTCCTGTCCAGCATTACCTGTGATACAATTAGTTCCACTGGTACAGGCCAGGTTCAGGTCAGGGCTTAGCTTCTGAGCAGCACTGGTGAGGGAGGTGCTGCATACACACTGTCCTTGGCATCAAGAGAGTGCCAAATACCTACAAGAGCAAAACCACATTAGTATGTAAGACTTGCTGGGACACGCAACTGGGAATTCTGTGATGAGTTAATCACAACCTTGACCTAAACGaatgactgcatcccaaatggcaccctattccctatttagtgcaccacttttgaccagagcccatccTTCAGTGTGTGGTTAATTACATGATCTCACCCGAAGGGCAGAGTCTGCCACTGACAGCAGTGCCCCTCGCAGCACCTCCTGGAACAAGTGCATGGGTGGGAACAGGGTCGGCTGACCGTCTGCTCCAAATATCAGCTCTACTTGGAACAGACTCCCCTGCTGTGGCTGCTCTCTGTCGAGAATCATGGAATCAAAAATATTAATACAATTaccagcaaacacacacaaacacacattagagagagggatggaggccaacAGGCCAAGCTCTTGGCTGTGTGGACTGTGGTTCTTCAATCAGACTGAAAACAGCAACATTTAGTTTTTTCCATTGTGTGAATTTCCACATAAATGAAAAAACACTAATAAAAAACATTCCAATGTTAATCATGGAACAAAATGAACAATAAGGACTCATGTACATGTGACTGTAATGTTGATGTACAAATCTATTGTCTGCAtgccagatggcaccctatttcctatatagtgcacttattttgaccagagccctatgggtgtcccctatgggccctggtcaaaagtagtgcacaacatAAGGAGTAggatgtcatttgggatgcaacaaTAATGTGATGCAGAATACCTGGAGAATTGAAAGAGAGGGGTACAGCCATGAGTAGCAGGACCTGCAGTACTTCACACTTCCTCTGCAGTGTGATCTTACACACACTTCTGTGCCACCTGCGACACACAACAGCAACATAAAGTTGACAAATAAAATAATTTAAGTCAAGAGAGAGAAAACACGCCAAAAAAGTGACATGATGCAATAAATGTGGACAGTTAGGATGTGTTCCAAAGTCTGtcccctatgagccctggtcaaaagtagtgcactgtgtagggaataggttgccaatTGGGATGCAATCTTAGCCTACCTGATGAATGCCTTACAAAGTAAATAGTCCCTGAAAAATGGGATATCCTGCAATGCTCTCCACAGTACGGCCTCCTGATGCCACTCTGCCAGAGAAAAGAGCCCAAAACTGCATCCATCCTGCACATGCAGCACAGAGGTGAGGGAGAAGATGACATGCTCAGTGCCTGCTCTATTGGACGGTctacaaaaaaaagaaaatgcaTACAATGAGCAAAATGTATCTGCAAAATAGTGTGAATGCTACAGAAGAATGGCAAATCCACTGTTATTCCATtattattgtaaaaaaaaaaaaaagttataacATTATGGTGTTCACTACCTGAAAGGGCCATTGTTCACAGCTTGCAAGTGGAAAAACTGAAGCTTTCCCAGATGTATTTTCTTTGCAAAGATTCTCTCTGTGCTTGACATCTTTTCCTGcttctgtctctttgtcttgatCAGCCGTCTTTACCCGGAACACGTCTCCATGATCTGTAAAGCTGAACCAACAACGGACACCACAATACTAAGTGTTCTACCTGAATTTTTTGGAAAGACCAATGTCACATTTGAACACAAGAGTGAAATGAAGCAGCAAACACACATGCTCACTGCTTAACCTACCTGTCCAGTGCAGATTCCTCGAATGACACCTGAGTAGCTTTGACAGGGATATCAGTCCCCAGCGCTGAAGCAATCAGACGAGGTCCCTCCATCCACAGTGACTCCTCCATGGCCAGCTCCAGACCCCCCTCTGCCACGAGGCGAGGGAGCTCCACCATGGACAGAGGAGTGGGAGCAGGGGAGAGGTTTCCAGTGCTGAGGGCTCGACCTGGCTGGGGCTCATACAT
The DNA window shown above is from Coregonus clupeaformis isolate EN_2021a chromosome 6, ASM2061545v1, whole genome shotgun sequence and carries:
- the LOC121568380 gene encoding uncharacterized protein LOC121568380 isoform X1, with the translated sequence MMGMPALHHEEHIQKVRSWTDRVRTVPPSLTTFNKLLIVNCSHIQEKIGPLLNSIEEDVLTLLIEELKLRSENLILELKRAVEGLRLEPTDFNDFTHYASMVKHCVKMSDDMQQQMEHLHSLQETVRTNYRQMTPDELLLEEQMGAETVCQRLPSMADTLDNTFFSLAHGLEKIVTKATSGPYLDPTQNAVQMLNKLKIMCRQVYAVSARLTELSSTSKSLRGEMREGLREGACPVVTLLLPHSLICVPSVGNPLDLTFVTEARQKMEARKGLWELIFYLFLFYFTFI
- the LOC121568380 gene encoding uncharacterized protein LOC121568380 isoform X2, whose protein sequence is MMGMPALHHEEHIQKVRSWTDRVRTVPPSLTTFNKLLIVNCSHIQEKIGPLLNSIEEDVLTLLIEELKLRSENLILELKRAVEGLRLEPTDFNDFTHYASMVKHCVKMSDDMQQQMEHLHSLQETVRTNYRQMTPDELLLEEQMGAETVCQRLPSMADTLDNTFFSLAHGLEKIVTKATSGPYLDPTQNAVQMLNKLKIMCRQVYAVSARLTELSSTSKSLRGNPLDLTFVTEARQKMEARKGLWELIFYLFLFYFTFI